The Zingiber officinale cultivar Zhangliang chromosome 2A, Zo_v1.1, whole genome shotgun sequence genomic sequence atataactagactattttagcacttgcttgctaggtccatttgccaacagcttcactttttctgataattgattggaggaagatgatgttgtatttgtaacctacaattcatcataagggggtttaattattaaaattcttaaagttcttgtgttcaataataaacatgctaatatttatggtacttacatgttcatggaatcaagaaataaaacttctgtggtgtttatcttgtaaccactttgcacctttaataggaaatttttgcttcaagtgtgtcatatgttccctaatcaaaaaattttgaagagatgtaatcagatattttttaaaacaatttcaggagattattactgaactagagggcttacacaatgtaaggatcaacctcagcttcattttccaatacataccgatgtgcttgttcccactcatccactacaagaaattttagatttaaccatacctaatagacaacagtttttcgagaaactgttgtctttttgccatttaacaacggttttattgaaaatcgttgttgttcaccataattttttttaaatgacaacggtttttaaaaaactgttgtctaatgtatgtcaaagacaacgatttttaaaaaactgttgtctaatgtatgtcaaagacaacggttttaaaaaattgttgtcttttagcgttgcttacatgataatatacaacagttttattaaactgttgtctattgaatgttattgaatcccaaaaaaataatagttttttaacTTCACGAAAAAATTCACGAATAAAGAGTTTTTTTGTTCGCGTGAGGCTAGGTCACCACTGCCGATTCCCCTTTCCCCTCCTTCCCAACCCGACGCTGATCCTCGCCGCCTATCGACGCCGCGATACTTCTTCTCCCCGCATACATAACCACCAGCTAAGAGTTACTCAACGCCGGCTGAAGCCTCATTGAGTCGTGCCTTGCTCCGATCAACGCCATAGCTGCCGTCGCCAAGCCCTAACTCTTCCCTGACGGCGGACCCACGAGGAAATCGATCGCGCTAGCACCAAGCGTCCACCGCCGGCTAAGGCTCTTCTCCACTGATCACTGGAGTCCATCCGGAGATTTCTCTTCTCCTAGAGTCGCTGACCCTGCATTGGTGGATCTCCGGTTAAGAGGGGTTTGAACCCTAGATCTAACCTCCTGCGGCGCCTCTCTACACATCGCAGCTTCGACGATCAAACTAGGTTTTCTCTAACCGATCTTTACTCTAGTGTTGGCATTGCCCTATTCCTCTGTCCCAGCTCACCGCCACAATAACCTGCCGAGCCCTTGATAAtggatatttttgtatattattttggctcttatacttagcatttttatccTCTCATTCACTTAAATCTTGCTTAATATCATAATTCATGAGTTAGAATATATTTGTGAGCTTATTATAATTATTCCCTAATTTTGgcattatttcatgatttttgtagggAATTAAAGAGGAGTCATGGACACGAGTCGAGTCAAACCGATTGgttgaaagctataaatacaaACCCGGTTCAATTTGAGaatatttgactcaagtcaaataGAGAGTTGGACTTATCTAGCTCAATCAAGAAGGGGATCCTCTTCTAATGGCTTTAACTCAAATCCATACCTAAACCCAACCCACTTCTTAAAGCACAATTCCAAAAGTCCAATTTCATACTCTTAATGGATCGGATCCCTCTCCTTAACCCAAATCCGAACCCGTTAAGAAACCCTTTCCCTTATTCACTCCACACACGGCACAGTAGAACTCCTCTGGGTTCGCGTTTCTTCTGCTCGCGACAAAGCTAGGGCACGCGACCAcctcttctcctttctcccttttctcCGGCCGGCGGCGTTTTCTCTTCGCTTGCCGTCGGCCGGCCAACCCTTCCTATTCTTCCTCCTCTGTGATCTGCTCCAATCGGCAACGGACAGTGGCAATCTCCGGCGGTTGCAAGCGACGACAAGCATCTCCGATCAAGCTCAACTCGCTGAGGGCGTTTCCCCGGTGAGTTTCCTTCTCTTTATCTTCTGATTTCTCTCTTGAGGGTGTTCCCCGTTAGGGTTCAGAGGAGGAGAAGACAGGAGAGAGCTCCGATCAACTCGCTGAGGGTGTTTCCCCGGTGTTCCCCTTTCATCCCCGACCATCATCTGGACTTCTTTTCTCACTGAGGGAGTTACCCCGATGGGCAAAGGAGCAAGAAGATCGCTGGCGGCAGTCCACTTATCACTGATGTTATTGGTTCCATTCCGTTCATTAATAGTTGTTCCAGAAGATGCAGAGATCATCTATCACTGATTGCCAGAGTTGAGTATTCTGCCGGAATAGTTGTTGTCCGCTGGTGAAGGTGTTTCTGATCCAGGCCTCCGTGTGACGGCGGGGGTTGTCGTGTGGTGAATGATCATAGAAGAGAAGAAGTGGTTGGGTAATTAGgatttatttttgtttgtttgtttgaatTGTTAAGTTGTAATTCACTTTTATGTTCATTCTTACAGTCATGTTCTTATGTTGTTATATTACATTTTGTTTAGTTGCATTTACTTAGATGTTGTCTTTATTTTCCTGCATTTACTCGTTATGTTCTTCTGTTAGATCTATTATGTTATTTGCCTACTACCAATGCAGTTTAACTGATTTTACATTGACTGAACAAGGTTGATTTTATTTAGGTATCAAACTCTCCCATTTGTTTTAGATATTACATGTCTTGTTTGTTAATTTCTCCAAACCATTATTTCTCAATTTGTTAACAAGGAAACTCATGTTAGCATAGTCATGATCAGAGCCTAATTATAGTTTACAATTATCTGAGTGTTATTGATTAACTGTTCTGTCCTTTCTtctggttcttttttttttaaaatttgtgcactcatttagatggtttattattcttgttgtgaTGAATTCAGGTCTAGTGAAAATACTGAAGAAGTATGACAAGAGAACAGGAGCACTTATCAGGCAACCCTTCATCGAAAAGGTGCTGCAGCAGCCATTCTTTACAACTGATCTCCTATACAAACTCGTGAAGGAGTGTGTGGCTATGCTCGACCACCTCTTCCCCAGCAACAACCTGTCAATTTCAGCAGAATGCGACGGACAAAATGGAGTGCCAAAGCCGACACAATCAGGTGGGAGGGTTccggagttggaggagattaaaTATATGTAGAGCTTATACATAATGAGCACTGTAGCAGCATTGCGGTCCTTGAAACAGATTAGGAGCAAAAGTTCAACAGTCAAAACAgattagaaaatctcgtgttatattgttctacctttgttttaatagtgttatcattttgttggttgtttatgaaatttcttcagaatgttatagatattatttttgaatgttagaaaattgtatattaaattttattttgaaatttagtattttgaatgatttataatattggaaaattatgtattaatttttttttaattttttatctaaaaaagacaacggtttttcaccgttgtcgtagatagtttaaaactgttgttgaagaccctgttattaaaggtagacgctcaaagacaacggtgaaaaactgttgtctttgaaggaaaagacaacggtttttcaccgttgtaaaactgttgtctttgccttcaaagacaacggttaaaaactgttgtctttgggtaccccttttaacaacatgacctttaacaacagtccgaaaggggctacgacaacggtgaaaaatcgttgttgttaggcttttttcttgtagtgatcgtgacaacagaagtgcaccttgacctgacaaggacttagtgagtattgtttcacgatgctttgatggaatccctatcgtgttcatattagatagaaattctgagcaaaactctacagcttcttcagcaatataacatttagccatgcatccttctggtcgatttttattccgcacataacctttcaatgttttcatatatctttcaaatggaaacatccatctataccaaactggtccacacaacttgacctcacgcacgagatgaactgttaagtgaactattatatcaaaaaatgaaggtggaaaatacttttcaaacaaaCACAACGTCGTCAGAATTTCTATTTGTACATTATCCAACTTTGAGGCATCTATTACTTTGTTACATAATacattgaataagaaacaaaaccttgtgataacatttctgacatgcttgggtagaacaccacggatggcaattggaagcaaatgttgcattaaggtgtggcagtcatgtgatttaagaccaaccagttttaggtccttcattgagacaaggtttttgatgttggaggagtaacccgtgggaaccttaattccgaacaatgaattacaaagtcttcttttctcatccttgcttaatgtataacatgctgggggcaaaaatgtccttttctcccctttttgtggtgctaattctcccctaattttcatatccactaggtcgtttcttgctgcaattccatcttttgtctttcctggcatatcaagtaatgtaccaatcaaactttcgcaaacgtttttctctatgtgcatcacatcaagaacatgtcaaacatgcagatctttccaatactcaagttcaaagaatatcgattttttttttccagcaggacttaccatcattttcctttgattgaaaatttgctctaatttttccccatcggcatgtaattccttctactttttttaaaacttcatcaccgcttagtggttttggggccatagtaaagtcttgtgttccatcaaatgccttcttctgccttcgataaggatgatctctacgaagaaaccatctatgacctgtaaatgacatttttttactatgcttcaacctttttgcacaagttttctcaccacagatagggcatgcttgatatccttttacagtgcatcctgccaggttttcatatgccggaaaatcattaattgtccacaataggacaactctaagcaagaatctttcttctcggtgtgcatcatatgcttcaacaccaacttcccataattcttttaaatcgtcaatcaaaggcgccaagtacacatcaatgtcatttcccggctgtttaggaccagaaatcaacaacatgagcatcatatattttctcttcatacacaaccatggaggaaggttatagatgatcattataactggccaacaactatatgtagaactcatcaaactatgaggattgatcccatcagctgctatggccaaccttagatttcttgtctcagaagcaaaatttggccaattatgatccacaagtctccaacaaggtgcatcagctggatgtcgcatataggcatcacatactcttttattagcatgccaaattaactccttagatatttccttgctccgaaacattctttgaaatctaggaataggaggaaagtaccataaaatttttgcagggactccttcaattatcctagaattcttggccaacttccaccttgacaacccacaagtaggacaatcggtaaaatcctcatactccttccagtataagacacaatcattagggcaagcatgtattttcttataagtcatccccatcaaaaataagcttttctttgcatcatataaagataaaggcaattcattatcaacgggaagcatttctccaaacaagacaagtagttcagtaaaactattatcactccagctgtatttcgctttcaagttatataattgcacaattgcagataactttgtaaatttagtacacccaacatacaggggtttctcagcatcctcaagtaattttataaattgatctggattatctgaactttcatatgcagcatgtaccatatctataggtttatcagcaaaatagttttcactttctcctgcatcattctctttctttaaatctcctaatacagattcttccccatgtcatatccattttttgtatgttaagtctataccattacagtacacatgtgcccttatgctgctaatattagtgttccatagattgccacatttcgtacaaggacaaggtatactagtaggattagtagcatgttgcaACGCATattgcaagaaagattctagtccaagttcaaactcatgtgataatctatcctttgccatccatgccttgtccattttgttgtactaatgaatctaaaatcagaaaagaaTTAGCCTAGACCAGAAAAGGATAcgaataaatttcataaaccaaaaaccaactacttcatcattataccaataaatttctaaaccagaaaccatgacatatcagtgaaaagaattagcctagacataaaagaaacttgatagttcaaggattacataaaaccaacttagcaacaggaactaacaactcctcaatctatcaaacaaaaatgataaaatcaactcaaggtagtgtttgaggaaattcatcaaacacattacatgcatcaatcaattaatacttgcaaacaagagatcaagaagatgaaactgtcgaagatgaggaagaaattcagtagcgatgatgtataaaggaaaaattaccagaatgtgaagaaggactcgagcggtggcagtgaatgctggaccggagatggatgaagcaaaaactactggaatgcgaagaaggcctcctcttctcaaccaaatggaggagttggaggagatgcggtgtggttggacggagaagcaagttcgtcgtgtcttgatcctgatcgggagaggatctaggaagggggaagagggagatgaggttgagagagatggtcggaggtttaggtttaggctgagagagatggtcggatggtcggaggtcttaggtttaggtttatcgcgagagatggtcgcgcggaggaaggggcgggatatagatttaggtttggagggaacttcacagtgttgcagattttggcttgtgggaatattaaaatattttattttggtttattaacatcggattttaaaaaccgctgttaaaattggtgtctattaatgaaaaaagggcgctcatagacatcgcctaaataaccgatgtctatgagctaaaatctgcgctcatagacaccgatttttagaaaaaccggtgttaaatactcaaagacatcggttttagcttaaaaccgttgttgttccactgatgtgtATGAGAGATTTTATTGtagtgttttgttcttcataCATGATTTTCCAGATCGAAAGAAACTTGGAGAATCGACCTATGTACACTGATCTTGCAAGGAAGCATCTATATAGAAAAAGGCAGCCGCTTCCTAAATCTTCACTCGTCAGCTCCGTCACAAGAAGAATTGTTCATTGGCACCAACCCAAAAAGTATGACAGCTAGTATAGATCATTCAAATTTCATTCCATTCCATGCATTccatcatttttttatatttaagatACTGATGCAAACTATTCATTCTTTTGGTGTTTGAGCATTGCCACCATGGAATTTTGTAACTTTAGCTGGTATGTAACGTTATACAAACAAACATTTCATTATGACAATGAATGTGCTTTCATCCATCATTCAATTCATCTATGTAATTATTAGGCCACAGAAACAAATGACTTGTATTCAGTCCATTATAAAAGTAGGAAGCATGAGCATTTGTGATGCAAAATCAAGTCAGATGAAGAATTAGTGACTGTGTTCTTAGTACGGGTCAGGCTAAATTgttttagcttttttttttttttttggttttttgttTTCCATTCTCTAGATGCATATGATACTTTGGTGTCGATAATTAGTTTAGTATTGTACAATACTTTATTAGTGCAAATGCCCAAAGTGTCCTTTTataatttcaaataattaaaattgagAGAAGAAATAAAGCTGAAAAGCCTATTAACTTGCAAATAagaaatttgcaaaaaaaaaaataaaacacttTGTTAGTACTTGTGGATGTTTATGCTTGTTCATATTAAAATATAAGATATTGTGAAAATTTGTTAGAAATCAAACATGAATCATgcaaatacaaataagataatttttttttcatggttCAAGCTACTGCTACTACTCCATACTCCCATTACGTGGATCACTCATGTATTACCATTGTAAAACTTTTTCTTCAAGAGATGCAAATACCTTGTACAAGAAAGTAACTTATAGCTGACAATTTAGTCAAGTTTACCAAGTCCTAAATTGATTGAAATCCTGTTCAATTGATTGGAACTTAGTCCATTCGACTCTGTCCTGACAGAAAGTATTTTGTTTTAGAAAGGGAGTTTATAATCAACTTAACATTCTAGCCGATTGGAATCCCATCTAGTTAACTTATTTTGCTTGGAGATCCTCACTTTGCTGAACTTATGCCCTTATACAAAGAAAAAGTGGAATCGTCATATTAACAGTTCATCCGGAGCACATATGTTAAGTGTATGACGGGCGATGCATTTTCTGAGACTCCACCCTATTTACTACAGATAAATTACTTTATATTTACCATCTGTGTCAAGTTCGGGGGTTAACTTATGCCCTTATAATATGGCAAAAGACGATTTGCTTGCCCCCAACGCCCTTGTTAACTCGTCCCTatgtcaatacggaggaggtaaatcacgggtgactactagccattagtgtatGTGACAAGGTATGGGGGGAGACATGTTCGGACACGTCAAATTTTGACCTTAAGACATCATGTGATAATATCCCATGTCTTAATTACAGCACCGTCCCAAGAGGACTAACTTATGCCCTTATAAGCTTACAGAAGACTTTGTGATTGAGCTTGATCACAGACTGTAACGAAGAATCTTTTATTCCTTAGTCGTAGACCCTCTACAAGCTAGTTCTTGCCTACTTTTTCCACATCATCCTGTAATGATGGTGTTCAAAAGTGTGAACTTGATATTATAATTCACATATAATCTTTCATAGCTCACCatttttcaattgtttccttCGTTGCATCGTGTCATTACATTACCTAAGAGTTTGCCTCTCATGCGCTCCTCAGTCCTTTGTTTCTCATGCCtctctttaaaattttataatttcaaGAGGATTGTATTGACCGACCTTAGTTTGAGTTGATTGATGACTAAATCCAATTGATTATGACTGTGCATAAAGTTTTAGGAATGAACTTTCAATTGAATTTGATCAAGTTATCATTTATATTCCATTTAGATCCGAGATTGGGATTATGATTTATTGATCAAATTATGAGTTTTTGGATTGTTTACTACAATCTTTTTTAGGTAGGGAAAAGAgtgaattatttaagtttagattttgaaaattcattcTCCTCtagtattttgaaaaattcctagAGGATCAATCGACTAATGATGATTGAGCCGATCAAGTAGTCGACTCAAGTTAATTAGCCAAcgaataaaatatttttgttcaTGGTTAAATCATCAGTcgatgttagcacaataaacaaTTGAGAACAAGATAAGTTGGATGAAGACTTATATATAGAAGAGTCTTGAAAGTTTAACATTCCTAAATATAATTCTTGATATTGTAAGGCTTATTGTAAACTCTCTTCCTTCATTCTTATGCTTCAATTGAATCACTCCACATATTTTTAAGAGTTTTCTCCACTATCTGAAAAGGAGAAAACATAGTAGTATTCGAGAGTGATATATGGAAGGATCATAGATGGTGGAATGAGAATTTTGAACCACGCTAAATTGATGTTTTATCTTATTTCCTTTTGTCAATTTTATTTCTGTTGAATATTGCTTTGTATTTACCTTGCTAAGTCATTAACAAGATTTTTGAAGTGTAATTGC encodes the following:
- the LOC122041901 gene encoding SPX domain-containing protein 1-like, with the translated sequence MIIEEKKWLGLVKILKKYDKRTGALIRQPFIEKVLQQPFFTTDLLYKLVKECVAMLDHLFPSNNLSISAECDGQNGVPKPTQSGGRVPELEEIKYM